The Rhinolophus ferrumequinum isolate MPI-CBG mRhiFer1 chromosome 6, mRhiFer1_v1.p, whole genome shotgun sequence genome has a window encoding:
- the LOC117023752 gene encoding ATP synthase membrane subunit DAPIT, mitochondrial, which translates to MAGPEADAQFQFTGIKKYFNSYTLTGRMNCVLATYGGIALLVLYFKLRSKKTPAVKAT; encoded by the coding sequence ATGGCAGGTCCAGAAGCCGACGCCCAATTCCAATTCACTGgtatcaaaaaatatttcaactcGTATACGCTCACAGGTAGAATGAATTGTGTACTGGCCACATATGGAGGCATTGCTTTGCTGGTCTTATACTTCAAGTTAAGGTCTAAAAAAACTCCAGCTGTGAAAGCAACATAA